In Streptomyces longhuiensis, the following proteins share a genomic window:
- a CDS encoding acetoacetate--CoA ligase, whose product MSARNSNVTEFLVWLAQERGLAFTDYAGLWRWSTDDLPGFWSAVWEFYGLDTASDYDEVLGDARMPGATWFTGARLNFARQCLAQATDERPALIAVSETGDPVEISWDRLTREVAGTAAALREMGVGPGDCVAGYLPNIPQAVVALLATAAVGATWTVCAPEFGTPSVLARLGQARPTVLVAADGYRHGGKEYDRRPHIAEILDGLPTVRHLVAVDRLHTSAAGPAWSQRTDVTQHDWSDLAGREARLDYADVPFEHPLWILWSSGTTGVPKGIVHGHGGIVVELLKALGLGVDLRADDRYLFHTSTSWMVWNFMVAGLLHGSTLVLYDGSPTHPDVNGLWRTAERTRATTVGVGAAYLIAAEKAGAHPAAATDLGALRTILQTGSAMPDSTWQWVHDRLAPKARLQSICGGTDICSVLAGDSPLLPVRTGRISGPSLGVALASWDATGQPLVGEQGELVVTAPLPSMPLRFVGDPGNERYRSSYFDVYPGVWRHGDWVTMDPDLSVVVAGRSDSTLNRMGVRMGSADLYAVVERLPRIADSLVIGAELADGRYYMPLFVVPAEGERFDDALRDEIVGAIRHSLSPRHVPDAVVPIEAVPRTLTGKKLEVPVKRILQGARVTEVSAEGAVTRPDMLAWFAQFAAGLGRP is encoded by the coding sequence ATGAGCGCGCGGAACTCCAACGTCACCGAGTTCCTCGTCTGGTTGGCACAGGAACGCGGCCTGGCGTTCACCGACTACGCCGGGCTGTGGCGGTGGAGCACCGACGACCTGCCCGGCTTCTGGTCGGCCGTGTGGGAGTTCTACGGCCTGGACACGGCCAGCGACTACGACGAAGTGCTCGGCGACGCGAGGATGCCCGGAGCGACCTGGTTCACCGGGGCCCGCCTCAACTTCGCGCGGCAGTGCCTCGCCCAGGCCACCGACGAACGCCCCGCGCTCATCGCCGTGTCCGAGACCGGCGACCCCGTGGAGATCTCCTGGGACCGGCTCACCAGGGAAGTGGCGGGCACGGCCGCGGCCCTGCGGGAGATGGGAGTGGGCCCCGGCGACTGCGTCGCCGGGTACCTGCCGAACATCCCGCAGGCCGTGGTCGCCCTCCTGGCCACCGCCGCCGTCGGCGCGACCTGGACGGTCTGCGCACCCGAGTTCGGCACGCCCAGCGTCCTCGCCAGGCTGGGCCAGGCCCGGCCGACGGTCCTGGTGGCCGCGGACGGCTACCGCCACGGCGGCAAGGAGTACGACAGGCGCCCGCACATCGCGGAGATCCTGGACGGCCTGCCCACGGTCCGCCACCTCGTCGCCGTCGACCGCCTGCACACGTCCGCCGCCGGACCGGCATGGTCGCAGCGGACGGACGTGACGCAGCACGACTGGTCCGATCTGGCCGGCCGCGAAGCCCGACTCGACTACGCCGACGTTCCGTTCGAGCATCCGCTGTGGATCCTCTGGTCATCGGGCACCACCGGCGTCCCGAAGGGAATCGTTCACGGCCACGGCGGCATCGTCGTCGAGCTGCTCAAGGCGCTGGGGCTCGGCGTGGACCTGCGCGCCGACGACCGCTACCTCTTCCACACCTCCACCAGCTGGATGGTGTGGAACTTCATGGTCGCCGGCCTCCTGCACGGCAGCACGCTCGTCCTCTACGACGGCAGCCCCACCCACCCCGACGTCAACGGCCTCTGGCGGACCGCCGAACGCACCCGCGCCACGACGGTCGGCGTCGGCGCCGCCTACCTGATCGCCGCGGAGAAGGCGGGCGCCCACCCGGCCGCCGCCACGGACCTCGGCGCGCTGCGGACCATCCTGCAGACCGGCTCGGCCATGCCCGACAGCACCTGGCAGTGGGTCCACGACCGGCTCGCCCCGAAGGCCCGGCTCCAGTCGATCTGCGGCGGCACCGACATCTGCTCGGTGCTCGCCGGCGACTCCCCGCTGCTGCCGGTGCGCACGGGCCGGATCTCCGGCCCCTCCCTGGGCGTCGCCCTCGCCTCCTGGGACGCCACGGGTCAGCCGCTCGTGGGGGAGCAGGGCGAACTCGTGGTCACGGCACCTCTGCCGTCGATGCCGCTCCGCTTCGTCGGCGACCCCGGCAACGAGCGCTACAGGAGCAGCTACTTCGACGTCTATCCCGGCGTGTGGCGGCACGGCGACTGGGTCACCATGGACCCCGACCTGTCCGTCGTCGTCGCCGGACGCTCCGACTCCACGCTCAACCGCATGGGCGTGCGCATGGGGTCCGCCGACCTCTACGCCGTCGTCGAACGGCTCCCGCGGATCGCGGACAGCCTCGTCATCGGCGCCGAACTGGCGGACGGCCGCTACTACATGCCGCTGTTCGTCGTGCCCGCGGAAGGCGAGCGGTTCGACGACGCCCTGCGCGACGAGATCGTCGGCGCGATCAGGCACAGCCTGTCGCCCCGGCACGTCCCCGACGCCGTCGTCCCCATCGAGGCCGTACCGCGGACCCTCACGGGCAAGAAGCTGGAGGTCCCCGTCAAACGCATCCTCCAGGGCGCCCGCGTCACCGAGGTCAGCGCGGAAGGTGCCGTGACCCGGCCCGACATGCTGGCCTGGTTCGCGCAATTCGCGGCCGGGCTGGGACGGCCCTGA
- a CDS encoding TauD/TfdA dioxygenase family protein has product MPRTAARTRIQVEPLTCTIGAELHGVQLSDAVHDDALFAKIKELLLRHKVLFLRDQDMSRAEHVGFASRLGPLEDHPVLGSDPDHPGLVRIYKDLDSRPEHYENALHCDATWRDRPPMGALLRCVATPDVGGDTIWVNMAEAYRRLPEHIRTQIDGLRARHSIEASFGAVMPTEQRHQLKARYPDAEHPVVRTHPETGEKILFVNSFTTHFVNYHTPENVRFGQDHAPGASHLLNYLTSQAAVPEYQVRWRWTPNSVALWDNRSTQHYAVQDYWPAVRKMERAGIAGDRPC; this is encoded by the coding sequence ATGCCCCGGACCGCTGCCCGCACCCGGATCCAGGTCGAACCGCTGACCTGCACCATCGGCGCCGAACTGCACGGCGTCCAGCTCAGTGACGCCGTCCATGACGACGCGCTCTTCGCCAAGATCAAGGAACTCCTGCTCCGCCACAAGGTGCTGTTCCTGCGCGACCAGGACATGAGCCGTGCCGAGCACGTCGGGTTCGCCTCCCGCCTCGGCCCGCTGGAGGACCACCCGGTCCTCGGCAGCGACCCCGACCACCCCGGCCTCGTCCGTATCTACAAGGACCTGGACAGCAGGCCCGAGCACTACGAGAACGCCCTGCACTGCGACGCGACCTGGCGCGACCGCCCGCCCATGGGCGCCCTGCTCCGCTGTGTCGCGACGCCCGACGTCGGCGGCGACACGATCTGGGTCAACATGGCCGAGGCGTACCGCAGGCTCCCCGAGCACATCCGCACCCAGATCGACGGGCTGCGCGCCCGGCACAGCATCGAGGCGAGCTTCGGCGCGGTCATGCCGACGGAACAGCGCCACCAGCTCAAGGCCCGCTACCCGGACGCAGAGCACCCGGTCGTGCGCACCCACCCCGAGACCGGCGAGAAGATCCTCTTCGTCAACTCGTTCACCACCCACTTCGTCAACTACCACACCCCCGAGAACGTGCGGTTCGGCCAGGACCACGCGCCCGGCGCGAGCCACCTGCTCAACTACCTCACGAGCCAGGCGGCCGTCCCCGAGTACCAGGTCCGCTGGCGCTGGACCCCGAACAGCGTCGCCCTCTGGGACAACCGCTCCACCCAGCACTACGCGGTCCAGGACTACTGGCCCGCCGTCCGCAAGATGGAGCGTGCCGGGATCGCCGGTGACAGGCCCTGCTGA
- a CDS encoding carbohydrate ABC transporter permease produces the protein MTAPVLSRRPAPAASATAPRRSLKDRGTRLLAALFLAPTLVGVLVFTVVPIVGSVVLSFFHWDVIGTPRFAGTDNYTQVFTDDTVLVSFTNTLIFMVFAVALQLLLALALALTLTNRMPSWLRSTFRSAFFFPLILSAASISVVMKYLFNQDFGVVNWLLGHVGIAPVPWLTSEHSAMAAVILVYVWQQFGFSFLLFVGGLNTIPKEIHEASSLDGASGLRKHLSITLPLLSPTLLVASVVGIINALQVFEQPYVLTDGGPGDATRTVVMVIYQSAFEQLRFGEASAIGVLLFVLIMAVTALQFRLSRRFVHYQ, from the coding sequence ATGACCGCCCCCGTGCTCAGTCGGCGGCCTGCGCCGGCCGCCTCCGCGACCGCCCCGCGCCGCTCCCTCAAGGACCGCGGTACCCGCCTGCTGGCCGCTCTGTTCCTGGCGCCCACGCTCGTCGGGGTCCTGGTCTTCACCGTCGTACCGATCGTCGGGTCGGTCGTTCTCAGCTTCTTCCACTGGGACGTCATCGGCACGCCCCGCTTCGCGGGCACCGACAACTACACCCAGGTCTTCACGGACGACACGGTCCTCGTGTCGTTCACCAACACCCTGATCTTCATGGTGTTCGCGGTGGCGCTCCAGCTCCTGCTCGCCCTGGCTCTCGCGCTCACCCTGACCAACAGGATGCCGTCGTGGCTGCGCTCCACGTTCCGCTCGGCGTTCTTCTTCCCGCTGATCCTTTCCGCCGCGTCCATCTCGGTGGTCATGAAGTACCTGTTCAACCAGGACTTCGGAGTGGTGAACTGGCTGCTCGGGCACGTCGGGATCGCTCCGGTCCCCTGGCTGACGTCCGAGCACTCGGCGATGGCCGCGGTGATCCTGGTCTATGTCTGGCAGCAGTTCGGCTTCTCGTTCCTGCTGTTCGTCGGCGGCCTGAACACCATCCCCAAGGAGATCCACGAGGCATCGTCCCTCGACGGGGCGTCCGGCCTGCGCAAGCACCTGTCGATCACGCTGCCCCTGCTCTCGCCGACCCTCCTGGTCGCCTCCGTCGTCGGGATCATCAACGCTCTGCAGGTCTTCGAGCAGCCCTACGTCCTCACCGACGGAGGGCCGGGTGACGCCACCCGCACGGTCGTGATGGTCATCTACCAGAGCGCGTTCGAGCAGCTGCGGTTCGGCGAGGCCTCCGCGATCGGCGTCCTGCTCTTCGTCCTGATCATGGCTGTGACGGCACTCCAGTTCCGGCTCAGCCGGCGCTTCGTCCACTACCAGTAG
- a CDS encoding MFS transporter codes for MTRRYAWLVFALSFGLLLSDYMSRQVLNAVFPLLKAEWLLSDTQLGALSGIVALMVGVLTFPLSLLADRWGRVRSLVLAAVVWSLATLGCAVSASYGQMFLGRFMVGVGEAAYGSVGIAVVLSVFPVGLRATLSGAFIAGGAFGSVLGVSIGGVVAQHLGWRWTFGIMGLFGLVLAAVYGVVVTERRLAPAGYGTGRAPGTGGPVRALLPRLFSSVSVLCAYVGSGLQMFIAMALLAWMPSFLDRSYGLPPGKAGLAAGGFALITGIGMIGGGIVSDRLGRTNPHLKWTVAIVCSVGSLVLLTGGFQLPPGIPQLLLVGAGTLLSNATAGPAAAMVASLTPAAVAATAMATLTLANSLLGLAPGPAVTGMLADRLGLDGALRLVPLVAIVAGLAFALGRRHYDKGLISASAPAPALEQTEIPA; via the coding sequence ATGACGCGTCGCTACGCGTGGTTGGTGTTCGCCCTCAGCTTCGGGCTCCTGCTGTCGGACTACATGTCGCGGCAGGTCCTGAACGCGGTGTTCCCGCTGCTGAAGGCCGAATGGCTGCTCTCCGACACCCAGTTGGGAGCGCTGAGCGGCATTGTCGCCCTGATGGTCGGCGTGCTGACCTTTCCGCTGTCGTTGCTCGCGGACCGCTGGGGCCGGGTCAGGAGCCTGGTCCTCGCTGCGGTGGTGTGGAGCCTGGCCACCCTGGGCTGTGCCGTCTCCGCGAGCTACGGCCAGATGTTCCTGGGCCGTTTCATGGTGGGTGTCGGCGAGGCGGCCTACGGGAGCGTGGGCATCGCGGTGGTGCTGAGCGTGTTCCCGGTGGGCCTGCGGGCCACGCTGTCGGGCGCCTTCATCGCGGGCGGCGCCTTCGGCTCCGTACTCGGCGTGTCGATCGGCGGTGTGGTGGCCCAACATCTGGGCTGGCGCTGGACGTTCGGCATCATGGGCTTGTTCGGGCTGGTCCTGGCAGCGGTCTACGGCGTCGTCGTGACGGAGCGGAGACTGGCGCCGGCCGGCTACGGCACCGGCCGCGCACCGGGTACGGGAGGCCCGGTACGGGCGTTGCTGCCCCGGCTGTTCTCGTCGGTGTCCGTGCTGTGCGCCTACGTCGGCAGCGGCCTGCAGATGTTCATCGCGATGGCTCTGCTGGCCTGGATGCCCAGCTTCCTCGACCGCTCCTACGGCCTGCCGCCCGGCAAGGCCGGACTCGCCGCCGGAGGCTTCGCGCTGATCACCGGGATCGGCATGATCGGCGGCGGCATCGTCAGCGACCGGCTCGGCCGCACCAACCCCCACCTCAAGTGGACCGTCGCCATCGTGTGCAGCGTCGGCTCGCTGGTCCTGCTCACCGGCGGCTTCCAACTCCCGCCCGGCATACCGCAACTGCTCCTCGTGGGTGCCGGGACGTTGCTGTCCAATGCCACGGCGGGACCCGCCGCCGCCATGGTGGCGAGCCTGACACCGGCCGCCGTCGCGGCGACGGCCATGGCGACGCTCACCCTCGCCAACAGCCTGCTGGGCCTGGCGCCCGGCCCCGCGGTGACCGGCATGCTGGCCGACCGCTTGGGCCTGGACGGCGCACTCCGCCTGGTCCCGCTCGTCGCCATCGTGGCGGGCCTGGCGTTCGCCCTCGGCAGGCGCCACTACGACAAGGGCCTCATCTCGGCATCGGCCCCGGCCCCGGCCCTCGAACAGACGGAGATCCCCGCATGA
- a CDS encoding extracellular solute-binding protein: MTDSNFPRRALLRGASYGAGAAALAGVAASWDRLTAADVHGRDDHALVVATLGSSVDPAAQRALSDGFRALHPGLDVRLVPVQATDWSDFFAKILTQIAAGTAPDVVYVATEGVQLFAQRLGVALDDRVRRDKEELREYFADVHPSLVESMMFEGSLYQLPVEFNAADIYLNRAVLKRSRVELPPPDWDRDDFTSLLRTMKRGGGSGFTPYFWTNRLWGGVVPWLFANGTNVLSESKAPGGDWLWDTFYPPRDRRGRGGGYRWTGPQATADRVEEVYEYLSSLIQDRLCSRPEGGSGTNLVGVFSTGRVGVTPAGGFWAGGLHTAGMRRDAYDVQYFPRWRTQRHQFGAAGYALLKTSKKQDEAWEFIKYSVRRDVLTQLFRANQTTPARRSMVHAARYEETGPQNWPVFYDTLDRFPATGPIPAPPQVAEVEQLLLKHTGTALADARGVRPALRRLQSDLEKAMERAA; the protein is encoded by the coding sequence ATGACCGACTCGAATTTCCCTCGCCGCGCCCTGCTGCGCGGCGCCTCCTACGGCGCGGGTGCCGCCGCCCTGGCCGGCGTCGCCGCGTCCTGGGATCGGCTCACCGCCGCCGACGTGCACGGCCGGGACGACCATGCCCTGGTCGTCGCCACCCTCGGTTCCTCCGTGGACCCTGCCGCCCAACGCGCTCTCAGCGACGGCTTCCGCGCACTCCACCCCGGCCTCGACGTCCGGCTGGTGCCCGTCCAGGCCACCGACTGGTCGGACTTCTTCGCCAAGATCCTCACGCAGATCGCCGCGGGCACCGCCCCCGACGTCGTCTATGTCGCGACCGAGGGCGTCCAGCTGTTCGCGCAGCGCCTGGGCGTGGCGCTCGACGACCGGGTCCGGCGCGACAAGGAGGAACTGCGCGAGTACTTCGCGGACGTCCATCCCTCACTCGTCGAGTCGATGATGTTCGAGGGGAGCCTGTACCAGCTGCCCGTCGAGTTCAACGCGGCCGACATCTATCTCAACCGCGCCGTACTGAAACGCTCACGCGTCGAGTTGCCGCCACCCGACTGGGACCGCGACGACTTCACGTCGCTGCTGCGCACCATGAAGCGCGGCGGCGGCAGCGGCTTCACACCGTACTTCTGGACGAACCGCCTGTGGGGCGGTGTGGTGCCCTGGCTCTTCGCCAACGGCACCAACGTCCTCAGCGAGTCGAAGGCCCCAGGCGGCGACTGGCTGTGGGACACCTTCTACCCGCCCCGGGACCGCCGCGGCCGGGGCGGCGGCTACCGGTGGACCGGCCCGCAGGCCACCGCCGACCGGGTCGAGGAGGTCTACGAGTACCTCTCGTCGCTGATCCAGGACCGGCTCTGCTCGCGCCCCGAGGGCGGCAGCGGCACCAACCTGGTCGGCGTGTTCTCCACCGGCCGCGTCGGCGTCACCCCGGCCGGCGGCTTCTGGGCGGGCGGCCTCCACACCGCCGGAATGCGGCGGGACGCGTACGACGTGCAGTACTTCCCGCGCTGGCGCACCCAGCGCCACCAGTTCGGTGCCGCCGGATACGCCCTGCTGAAGACGTCCAAGAAGCAGGACGAAGCCTGGGAGTTCATCAAGTACTCGGTCCGCAGGGACGTCCTGACGCAGCTGTTCCGCGCGAACCAGACGACGCCGGCGCGGCGTTCGATGGTGCACGCCGCCCGGTACGAGGAGACCGGCCCGCAGAACTGGCCCGTCTTCTACGACACCCTCGACCGATTCCCCGCCACCGGCCCGATCCCGGCCCCGCCCCAGGTGGCTGAAGTCGAGCAACTGCTCCTCAAGCACACCGGAACCGCCCTCGCGGACGCCCGCGGTGTCCGGCCCGCCCTGCGCCGCCTGCAGAGCGACCTGGAGAAGGCCATGGAGCGTGCCGCATGA
- a CDS encoding RBBP9/YdeN family alpha/beta hydrolase — protein MNPVPAPTVVLVPGLRDHVPDHWQTALAARLPGSVTVPPLTDLRLSRDAQVTALNDVVSAIEGPVVLVAHSAGVHTTVHWAARHTRPVHGALLATPPDFETPLPDGHPAPRTLRDNGWLPTPSATLPFPSVVAASTNDPLARFDRVTALADAWGSRLIDLGPVGHLNPASGYGEWPRALEILETFGCRTTPDPKVSA, from the coding sequence ATGAACCCCGTTCCCGCGCCCACGGTCGTACTCGTGCCCGGCCTGCGCGACCACGTCCCCGACCACTGGCAGACGGCCCTCGCCGCCCGTCTCCCCGGTTCCGTGACCGTGCCGCCCCTGACGGACCTCAGGCTGAGCCGTGACGCGCAGGTCACCGCCCTGAACGACGTGGTGTCCGCCATCGAGGGACCGGTCGTGCTCGTCGCGCACAGCGCCGGCGTGCACACCACCGTCCACTGGGCGGCCCGGCACACCCGTCCGGTGCACGGCGCCCTCCTCGCGACGCCGCCCGACTTCGAGACCCCGCTGCCGGACGGCCACCCCGCACCGCGGACCCTGCGCGACAACGGCTGGCTGCCGACGCCGAGCGCCACGCTGCCGTTCCCCAGTGTGGTCGCGGCGAGCACGAACGACCCCCTGGCCCGCTTCGACCGGGTCACCGCACTGGCCGACGCGTGGGGCAGCCGCCTGATCGACCTCGGCCCCGTCGGCCACCTCAACCCCGCTTCCGGCTACGGCGAGTGGCCCCGCGCGCTGGAAATCCTCGAGACCTTCGGCTGCCGTACGACACCGGACCCGAAGGTGTCGGCATGA